One segment of Paenibacillus rhizovicinus DNA contains the following:
- a CDS encoding glycosyltransferase family A protein, whose protein sequence is MITALLWIVGCYVLAAAVIYALSVMRRRQARSVKHYVLIAGNEDQRMEWYMRSLRRFSHLTGTDVKVTVVDNGSEDDTLSIAKVFARRGMDVQFHSGVESGQEDSVEKARELPVLNAKVEQEEASKLQAGASIEEQASSADGRSEKWKRLRAIWRWRMGEQDGSDGVPADEAGTAVKRSKAVERSKAVESSKAVEHSKAVKHSKPVEPMHLLWMLQAEGVVSAKEHAVLIDLQNPDDLSKLPF, encoded by the coding sequence TTGATCACGGCGTTGCTGTGGATAGTCGGTTGTTACGTCTTGGCTGCCGCCGTCATTTACGCTTTATCGGTTATGCGCCGCCGGCAGGCGCGAAGCGTGAAGCATTACGTACTGATTGCAGGCAATGAGGATCAGCGGATGGAGTGGTATATGCGTTCGCTGCGCCGATTCTCGCATCTGACGGGTACGGACGTGAAAGTGACGGTTGTGGACAATGGTTCGGAGGACGATACGCTGAGCATCGCGAAGGTTTTTGCGAGGCGCGGGATGGACGTGCAGTTTCATTCGGGCGTTGAAAGCGGGCAAGAGGACAGCGTGGAGAAGGCAAGAGAATTGCCGGTGCTGAATGCGAAGGTTGAACAGGAAGAGGCCTCGAAGCTTCAGGCCGGAGCGAGTATTGAAGAGCAGGCGTCGTCCGCGGATGGACGCTCTGAAAAATGGAAACGTTTACGCGCGATTTGGCGTTGGCGGATGGGCGAGCAGGATGGAAGCGATGGCGTTCCGGCTGATGAAGCGGGAACGGCGGTTAAGCGCAGCAAGGCGGTAGAGCGCAGCAAGGCGGTAGAGAGCAGCAAGGCGGTAGAGCACAGCAAGGCGGTAAAGCACAGCAAGCCGGTAGAGCCTATGCATTTGCTATGGATGCTGCAGGCGGAGGGCGTGGTATCCGCGAAGGAGCATGCCGTGCTGATCGATTTGCAGAATCCGGATGATTTGTCGAAGCTGCCTTTTTGA
- a CDS encoding helicase-related protein, translated as MKVIVYAVGTPANSWAGWSIAPEVDYAYWLNPRFREEAEAAEESIDYLSVSSDSGWDELCSGDFAVKEGKRHKRPEVDRIVAWSEPLPLGHALQVAARWPGEAMPAKRMEQTLSRLIDNVWAGDARLGLPVPRQPEAHAEHVLRGAEPGDGPAWARALAARACRAAALLQGRALLSSEALALLEAAGAAGPAGAAPAWSAWAPALQLAALLGRLRLGGAVAPQPQPRLLRWRSALGARPRPRLRCQRCGSGTARMRRTPCAACGRACAYCEACLTMGRSRECGLLILGSPANVAPASTARGNVASFAAPTDGASGIAAQSAAQAYNGVPASAARGRGASFAAPTDGASGIAAQSAAQSAAQAHNAAPASAARGRAASFAAPAHGASGIAAQSAAQAHNAAPASAARYDAASFAAPAHGASGPITNSATQPPTGPPARGSAAAITPDLTHWGLSPAQTAAATAALAYINASETRSQARRRFLLWAVTGAGKTEMIFPLIESCLDRGGRALIATPRRDVVLELDPRIRKAFPDASVVTLYGGSEQRWEQGVITLATTHQLFRFREGFDLVIVDEIDAFPYHGDPMLHYAAENVRKPDGVHVLLSATPPAALRMEARLGRLAHVRVPVRFHRHPLPVPVLIRIPPVRKLLKQRSLPRRLALSLRRSIERGAQLFVFVQQIRDVEPLAAQLRHLFPSITIGGTSSQDHDRASKVMRFRAREIRLLVTTTILERGVTVPKSDVFILDADGKLFDDASLIQMAGRAGRSKDDPAGNVYFCGSARTRAQQSAVAQIRGMNRIAKRQGYLLDKERK; from the coding sequence ATGAAAGTAATCGTTTATGCTGTCGGAACGCCAGCAAACTCGTGGGCGGGCTGGTCGATTGCTCCGGAGGTTGATTACGCGTATTGGCTGAATCCGCGTTTTCGGGAAGAAGCGGAGGCGGCAGAGGAGTCGATTGATTATTTAAGTGTGAGCAGTGATTCGGGGTGGGACGAGCTCTGCTCGGGGGACTTCGCTGTTAAGGAAGGAAAGAGGCACAAGAGACCGGAGGTCGATCGGATTGTCGCGTGGTCGGAGCCGCTGCCGTTAGGGCACGCGCTGCAGGTGGCGGCGCGCTGGCCGGGCGAAGCCATGCCGGCGAAGCGGATGGAGCAAACGTTGTCGCGCTTGATCGACAACGTTTGGGCGGGCGACGCCCGCCTAGGGCTGCCGGTTCCGCGGCAGCCGGAGGCACATGCGGAGCATGTGCTTCGCGGGGCCGAGCCCGGCGACGGCCCCGCATGGGCACGGGCGCTGGCGGCGCGCGCTTGCCGCGCCGCTGCGCTGCTGCAGGGCCGAGCGCTGCTCAGCAGCGAAGCGCTCGCCCTGCTCGAGGCCGCGGGCGCGGCCGGGCCGGCCGGCGCCGCGCCTGCTTGGAGCGCGTGGGCTCCCGCGCTCCAGCTGGCCGCGCTGCTCGGCCGGCTGCGCCTAGGCGGCGCGGTCGCCCCGCAGCCGCAGCCCCGGCTGCTGCGGTGGCGGTCGGCGCTGGGCGCCAGGCCGCGCCCGCGGCTCCGCTGCCAGCGCTGCGGCAGCGGCACGGCGCGCATGCGCCGCACGCCATGCGCCGCGTGCGGCCGCGCATGCGCGTACTGCGAGGCGTGCCTCACGATGGGCCGCAGCCGGGAGTGCGGCCTGCTCATTCTTGGCTCGCCGGCCAATGTCGCGCCAGCTAGCACAGCCCGCGGCAATGTCGCCAGCTTTGCCGCGCCAACTGATGGGGCTAGCGGCATAGCCGCCCAATCCGCCGCCCAGGCGTACAATGGCGTGCCAGCTAGCGCAGCCCGCGGCCGTGGCGCCAGCTTTGCCGCGCCAACTGATGGGGCTAGCGGCATAGCCGCCCAATCCGCTGCCCAATCCGCCGCCCAGGCGCACAATGCCGCGCCAGCTAGCGCAGCCCGCGGCCGAGCCGCCAGCTTTGCCGCGCCAGCCCATGGGGCTAGCGGAATAGCCGCCCAATCCGCCGCCCAGGCACACAATGCCGCGCCGGCTAGCGCAGCCCGCTACGATGCCGCCAGCTTTGCCGCGCCAGCCCATGGTGCCAGCGGCCCCATCACTAACTCGGCCACCCAGCCGCCCACCGGCCCGCCGGCCCGGGGCAGCGCCGCTGCCATCACCCCGGATCTAACCCACTGGGGCCTCAGCCCCGCCCAAACGGCGGCAGCCACAGCGGCGCTCGCTTACATCAACGCCTCCGAAACGCGCAGCCAAGCACGCCGCAGATTTCTGCTATGGGCCGTAACCGGAGCGGGCAAGACCGAGATGATTTTTCCGCTCATCGAATCTTGCCTGGACCGTGGTGGCCGAGCGTTAATTGCCACGCCAAGAAGGGACGTCGTACTGGAGCTGGACCCTCGTATCCGCAAAGCTTTCCCGGATGCGAGCGTAGTTACGCTCTATGGCGGCAGCGAGCAGCGATGGGAGCAAGGCGTAATAACACTCGCCACGACGCACCAGCTTTTTCGGTTCCGAGAAGGGTTCGACCTTGTCATCGTGGATGAGATCGATGCTTTTCCTTATCACGGCGACCCAATGCTGCATTATGCCGCGGAGAACGTACGCAAGCCGGATGGCGTGCACGTATTGCTGTCCGCAACGCCGCCGGCTGCGCTTCGCATGGAAGCCAGGCTCGGCCGGCTCGCGCATGTACGCGTTCCCGTCCGTTTTCACAGGCATCCGCTCCCCGTCCCGGTCCTGATCCGAATTCCGCCCGTCCGCAAACTGCTTAAGCAGCGAAGTCTGCCGCGCCGTCTTGCACTGTCCCTCCGCAGATCCATTGAACGCGGCGCCCAGCTGTTCGTATTCGTACAGCAGATCCGGGACGTTGAGCCGCTCGCCGCTCAGCTTAGGCACCTTTTCCCTTCGATAACGATCGGCGGCACATCATCGCAGGATCACGACCGTGCGAGCAAGGTCATGCGATTTCGGGCGCGCGAAATCCGTTTACTTGTCACTACAACCATTCTTGAGCGAGGAGTGACGGTTCCGAAGAGCGATGTGTTCATTCTCGATGCGGACGGCAAGCTGTTCGATGACGCCTCGCTCATCCAAATGGCCGGCCGGGCAGGCAGATCCAAAGACGATCCAGCCGGTAACGTCTATTTCTGCGGATCTGCGCGGACGCGCGCGCAGCAATCGGCGGTTGCGCAAATTCGAGGCATGAACCGGATTGCGAAGCGTCAAGGCTATCTTCTCGACAAGGAAAGGAAGTGA
- a CDS encoding ComF family protein: protein MAADGIWQTIRHIIPSFTALLAKRARGCLICGNRCDSKQPGQFGALCESCYRAIPWITRVYCPVCGRPERCPDCVRRRQAAFIANRSAVHYDAAIREWLALYKYRGHQALEPLLGDMLIIAFRGLKAQLSRHNHNSVPQYFEAVVPVPVSESRLLERGFNQAERLAARLAASEELPLWDVLRRTRHSDKQSLKTRGARLRDTLHLFAADVAEMTHLLQSMIQQRPSTVAPVSCRLFLVDDIYTTGSTANACAETLLIAMKQAAPAVPIEIYCVTLARS from the coding sequence ATGGCTGCAGATGGCATTTGGCAAACGATTCGGCACATAATTCCCTCTTTCACGGCGCTGCTAGCCAAACGGGCACGGGGCTGCCTAATATGCGGCAACCGCTGCGATTCGAAGCAGCCCGGACAGTTCGGCGCCTTATGCGAATCCTGTTATCGCGCGATTCCGTGGATCACACGCGTCTACTGTCCGGTGTGCGGACGCCCGGAGCGCTGTCCCGATTGCGTCCGCCGCCGACAAGCGGCTTTCATTGCCAACCGTTCGGCCGTACACTATGACGCAGCGATCCGAGAATGGTTGGCACTCTACAAATATCGCGGCCATCAAGCACTTGAGCCGTTGCTCGGGGACATGCTGATAATTGCCTTTCGCGGATTGAAGGCCCAATTATCACGACACAATCACAATTCAGTCCCGCAGTACTTCGAAGCCGTCGTTCCCGTGCCCGTTAGCGAATCCCGGCTGCTCGAACGCGGGTTCAACCAAGCGGAACGGCTGGCTGCCCGTCTTGCTGCGTCCGAAGAGCTCCCGCTCTGGGACGTCTTGCGGCGAACGCGGCATTCAGACAAACAGAGTCTCAAGACGCGCGGCGCAAGGCTTCGCGATACGCTTCATCTGTTCGCGGCTGACGTTGCCGAGATGACGCATCTGCTTCAGTCGATGATCCAACAACGCCCTTCCACAGTTGCCCCCGTCAGCTGCCGGCTATTTCTCGTGGACGATATTTATACGACCGGAAGCACGGCCAATGCATGCGCCGAAACGCTTTTAATCGCAATGAAGCAGGCGGCGCCTGCCGTGCCGATCGAAATCTACTGCGTAACCCTTGCGCGTTCATAA
- a CDS encoding flagellar protein, with protein sequence MDLDNCPRCGKLFAKNFRDVCPVCIKAIDNEYMLCSDYLRKNKGTTITELSGATDVSIKQITKFIKEGRISLIGAPNLMYPCEMCGTLIREHNKCEGCRAKLLQEVDKVRPNPPAKKETKEPTKAPTSAASVYRIMDRS encoded by the coding sequence ATGGATCTCGATAACTGTCCTCGCTGCGGGAAATTATTTGCGAAGAACTTCCGTGACGTTTGCCCAGTATGCATTAAAGCCATCGACAACGAATATATGCTTTGTTCGGATTACCTCCGCAAAAATAAAGGCACCACCATTACGGAATTGTCCGGCGCAACGGACGTAAGCATCAAACAAATTACGAAATTTATTAAAGAGGGCCGGATCTCCTTGATCGGCGCGCCGAACCTGATGTATCCGTGCGAGATGTGCGGCACTCTGATCCGCGAGCATAACAAGTGCGAGGGGTGCCGAGCGAAGCTGCTTCAAGAGGTGGATAAGGTACGGCCGAACCCGCCGGCGAAGAAGGAAACGAAAGAACCTACGAAAGCGCCTACTTCCGCAGCGTCCGTTTACCGCATTATGGATCGGAGCTAA
- the flgM gene encoding flagellar biosynthesis anti-sigma factor FlgM produces the protein MKINQSQRIGAVNPYQKQNDQQTGGLDRKRKRDEVQISAEAQEMLSYSRVNDPERAKRIDELKESVSSGTYQVDAGKLAEKLLPYFKNNNQE, from the coding sequence ATGAAGATCAATCAATCACAGCGAATCGGTGCCGTGAATCCGTACCAGAAGCAGAACGATCAACAGACAGGCGGATTGGACCGCAAGCGGAAGAGAGACGAAGTTCAAATTTCCGCCGAAGCGCAAGAAATGCTTTCGTACAGCCGCGTCAATGACCCGGAGCGGGCGAAGCGCATCGACGAGCTCAAAGAATCCGTCAGCTCGGGAACCTATCAGGTAGATGCCGGCAAACTCGCCGAGAAGCTGCTGCCGTATTTTAAAAATAACAACCAAGAATAG
- a CDS encoding flagellar protein FlgN — protein MDVRSIIETLEKQAAVYEHLLALAKEKTPYLVHNKVDLLNATIQKERKLLKTADELELQRMTLSSHYFSSLGMLRYKGGKISDMIKTVTSPQDKSRLNELHQQLTRALDELQKVGRLNKQLIEQSLKFINYSVDLLVEDPNGDYTYQHPRSNGYGNVRTGLFNTKG, from the coding sequence GTGGATGTCCGATCGATAATCGAAACGCTGGAGAAACAAGCGGCAGTCTACGAACATCTGCTTGCTCTGGCCAAAGAGAAAACTCCATATCTCGTTCATAATAAAGTAGATCTCTTGAATGCAACGATCCAAAAGGAACGGAAACTGTTGAAAACGGCGGATGAACTGGAATTGCAGCGGATGACGCTTTCGAGTCATTACTTCTCGAGTCTCGGCATGCTGCGGTATAAGGGCGGCAAAATCAGCGACATGATCAAGACCGTGACTTCGCCTCAAGATAAGTCCAGGCTGAATGAACTCCATCAACAATTGACTCGAGCGCTGGACGAGCTACAGAAAGTAGGACGGCTGAATAAGCAGCTAATCGAGCAATCGCTCAAATTTATTAATTATTCCGTCGATCTTCTGGTCGAGGACCCGAACGGCGATTATACCTATCAGCATCCCCGTAGCAACGGCTATGGCAATGTTCGGACGGGGCTTTTCAATACTAAAGGATAG
- the flgK gene encoding flagellar hook-associated protein FlgK, whose protein sequence is MTSTFHTLETAKRSLFAQQTTINTIGHNIANANTEGYSRQRVTMVASRPMEAFGMQRSLTAGQLGTGVEATAIKRVRTAFLDDQFRNESKYVGSWSVQSDTLSKLESIVNEPSDSGIRSVMDKFYQAWSDLSKDPENVTSRKIIRETALALTDSFNQTSKQLSDLSSDLTSSIDVKATQANTYTDTISSLNSEIRRIESLGDDANDLRDQRDLLVDKLSQIVNVDVTELPDGYTVSMGGINLVSGNTTIPLDGTSLEAAYQGGQLNNGEAFGMIVSRDKYVADYQKQLDSLANTLANGEIQVTIPAGSVLPGTGTATTQPQTITVNGINGLHKLGYTLGDPATAGQDFFNFDTTSASGITAASIRLNPVIADDTNNIASSMRTTNVNGTDTVVKGNNTLALLMSELGEVEFSFDQSATGNGISKATLNNFYSSMVGGLGVQSEEAQRQYSNSVAQQDQVESTRQSVSGVSLDEEMSDLVKFQHAYSAAARFMTAFDEMLDKLINGTGQVGR, encoded by the coding sequence ATGACATCTACCTTTCATACATTAGAAACAGCAAAACGCAGTTTGTTTGCGCAGCAGACGACGATTAATACGATCGGCCACAATATTGCCAATGCGAATACGGAAGGCTACTCCCGGCAGCGCGTGACGATGGTGGCAAGCCGTCCGATGGAAGCTTTCGGTATGCAGCGGTCTCTCACGGCCGGTCAATTGGGTACCGGCGTAGAGGCTACAGCGATCAAGCGTGTCCGTACTGCGTTCCTTGATGATCAATTCCGGAACGAGAGCAAATATGTCGGCAGTTGGTCCGTTCAGTCGGATACTTTAAGCAAGTTGGAGTCCATCGTGAACGAACCGTCAGATTCGGGCATTCGTTCGGTAATGGACAAGTTTTATCAAGCCTGGTCTGATCTTAGCAAAGACCCCGAGAACGTGACCAGCCGCAAAATCATCCGTGAAACTGCGCTGGCGCTCACCGATTCCTTTAACCAAACAAGCAAGCAGTTGTCGGACTTGAGTAGTGATTTGACGAGCAGCATCGATGTTAAAGCAACTCAAGCGAATACCTACACGGACACGATTTCTTCCTTGAATTCGGAAATCCGTCGCATTGAATCACTCGGCGATGATGCCAATGACTTGCGGGATCAACGTGATTTACTCGTGGACAAGCTCTCCCAGATCGTGAACGTTGACGTGACAGAGCTTCCTGACGGCTATACGGTATCGATGGGCGGCATTAACCTGGTGAGCGGCAATACGACAATTCCGTTGGACGGTACGAGCCTGGAAGCGGCGTATCAGGGCGGCCAGTTAAACAACGGCGAAGCGTTCGGCATGATTGTATCGCGCGATAAGTATGTGGCGGATTATCAGAAACAGTTGGATTCGCTGGCGAATACGCTGGCCAATGGAGAGATTCAAGTAACGATTCCGGCCGGCTCCGTCCTACCGGGTACAGGTACGGCGACCACGCAACCCCAAACGATAACAGTGAACGGGATTAACGGTCTGCATAAGCTCGGTTACACACTGGGGGATCCGGCCACGGCGGGTCAGGACTTCTTCAACTTTGATACAACAAGCGCATCGGGAATAACCGCTGCCAGTATTCGGTTGAATCCGGTCATTGCGGATGATACGAACAATATAGCTTCGTCGATGCGGACAACCAATGTGAATGGGACAGATACGGTTGTGAAAGGTAATAATACACTGGCGCTGCTCATGTCGGAACTTGGCGAGGTGGAGTTCAGTTTCGACCAATCCGCAACGGGTAATGGAATCTCGAAGGCGACGCTCAATAACTTTTACAGCTCGATGGTCGGGGGGCTCGGCGTTCAATCCGAGGAAGCGCAGCGGCAATATTCGAACTCCGTCGCGCAACAAGACCAAGTGGAGAGTACCCGGCAATCCGTCAGCGGCGTTTCGTTGGACGAGGAAATGTCGGATCTGGTCAAATTCCAGCATGCTTACAGCGCTGCTGCCCGTTTCATGACAGCGTTCGATGAAATGCTGGATAAATTGATTAACGGTACCGGCCAAGTCGGACGTTAG
- the flgL gene encoding flagellar hook-associated protein FlgL: MALRVTPGMMHLQLSRNLNRNLTQMSSLQNEMSTGRKINKPSDDPVGITYALRYRAELSSNSQYQENADSAQSWLDYNDTVLGQAGDVLKRVKELVVNGATGTNPQTALDAINDELTQLKSQLLDIANSQLNGKYVFGGQKFDQVPYDQNQPGFDAKQVATDTGDVSYVVGSGVTLQINMSGNEVFGGGNPTESDNVFAVLDNIISKFAAGDHGGAGAELANLDSRTNKILNARSEIGARTNRVELMQNRLGDLETNLTDLQSKVEDADYDKLLIDSQVNQNIYQASLSVGAKVITPTLVDFLH, encoded by the coding sequence ATGGCTTTACGTGTTACGCCTGGCATGATGCATTTGCAGCTCTCTCGTAACCTGAATCGCAACCTGACGCAAATGAGCAGCTTGCAGAATGAAATGTCAACCGGCCGCAAAATCAATAAGCCGTCTGATGACCCTGTAGGCATTACCTACGCCCTTCGTTATCGCGCCGAATTGTCGTCCAACAGTCAATATCAAGAAAATGCTGATTCCGCGCAGTCATGGTTGGATTACAATGATACCGTGCTTGGGCAAGCGGGCGATGTCTTAAAGCGGGTCAAGGAATTGGTCGTGAATGGAGCGACGGGGACGAATCCACAGACTGCGCTCGACGCAATCAACGACGAGTTGACTCAGCTTAAGAGCCAATTGCTTGATATTGCGAACAGTCAATTAAACGGCAAGTACGTTTTCGGCGGACAGAAGTTCGATCAAGTTCCCTATGATCAAAATCAGCCAGGCTTTGATGCGAAGCAAGTGGCTACCGATACCGGAGACGTTTCCTATGTTGTTGGCTCGGGTGTTACTTTGCAGATCAATATGTCTGGGAACGAAGTATTCGGCGGCGGCAATCCGACTGAATCAGATAATGTATTTGCTGTACTCGATAACATCATCAGCAAGTTTGCTGCTGGTGACCATGGCGGAGCAGGGGCAGAGCTTGCTAATCTCGATAGCCGCACGAATAAAATCTTAAATGCGCGCTCGGAGATAGGGGCGAGGACTAATCGTGTCGAACTGATGCAAAATCGATTGGGCGATTTAGAAACCAATTTAACAGATTTGCAGTCCAAAGTTGAAGATGCGGATTATGACAAGCTGCTGATTGATTCCCAGGTTAACCAGAATATTTATCAGGCTTCGCTTTCTGTAGGTGCTAAAGTCATTACGCCTACGCTCGTGGACTTTCTTCATTAA
- a CDS encoding DUF6470 family protein produces MRLPMMQIESQRGLIGIETQRAQYHIQSQQADLQIETKPTQLNIHTSRAEMHINQDRTWAALTGGNPLEFMHRIYSQMPNIALQGIANIVEKWNRIGDLRTKQNPIPEIAFEAMNPGRQKIQYFGPASCDNVDISFTVNKPSVQVEEGKVDVRVQMHKPDVQYERGDVRIYMRQNPELTITPPRIDMVV; encoded by the coding sequence ATGCGGCTTCCGATGATGCAAATTGAATCGCAGCGTGGTTTGATTGGCATCGAAACACAGCGTGCCCAGTATCATATTCAGTCACAGCAAGCTGACTTGCAGATTGAAACGAAGCCAACGCAACTCAATATTCACACGTCGCGTGCGGAGATGCATATTAACCAGGATCGGACGTGGGCGGCTTTGACCGGTGGGAATCCGCTTGAATTCATGCATCGGATCTACTCCCAAATGCCGAATATTGCGCTGCAAGGCATCGCGAATATAGTAGAGAAATGGAATCGGATAGGTGATTTACGCACAAAGCAGAATCCGATTCCTGAAATCGCTTTTGAAGCGATGAATCCAGGGCGGCAGAAAATTCAATATTTCGGACCGGCATCGTGTGATAATGTGGACATTTCGTTTACGGTGAATAAGCCGTCTGTTCAGGTTGAAGAGGGAAAAGTGGATGTCCGCGTACAAATGCATAAACCGGATGTTCAATATGAACGCGGTGACGTTCGGATCTATATGCGGCAGAATCCGGAGTTGACCATTACTCCTCCGAGAATTGATATGGTAGTATAG
- the fliW gene encoding flagellar assembly protein FliW, with translation MKFETRRFGEIVIKEDQTYHFERGIPGFEHDRQFMFVTTEELEPFAHMQSLEDGELAFIVTDPFVFFPNYEFNLPESVMNELQISSEEHVSIRVIVSINGELEQATANLIAPIIMNTNKRLGKQVILTAASYSTRQRLYKSEEIE, from the coding sequence ATGAAATTTGAGACTAGACGATTTGGAGAAATTGTTATTAAAGAGGATCAAACATACCATTTCGAGCGCGGAATTCCGGGGTTTGAACACGATCGACAGTTTATGTTCGTTACAACAGAAGAACTCGAGCCTTTTGCCCATATGCAATCTCTTGAAGATGGAGAATTAGCATTTATTGTTACAGATCCATTTGTGTTTTTCCCAAACTATGAATTTAATTTGCCTGAGTCTGTCATGAATGAGTTGCAGATTAGTTCGGAAGAGCATGTCAGTATTCGAGTCATTGTCTCCATCAACGGTGAATTAGAACAAGCGACAGCGAATTTAATTGCTCCAATCATAATGAATACGAATAAACGTTTAGGCAAGCAGGTCATACTTACAGCAGCGTCATACTCAACTAGGCAACGTTTGTACAAGTCGGAAGAAATTGAATAG
- the csrA gene encoding carbon storage regulator CsrA: protein MLVLSRKKGQTVVIDEQIEITILEIDGETIKLGISAPQSVQIVRKELLTSVTETNQEAASKSHDLQSLMVNLKKIKNTFQ, encoded by the coding sequence ATGCTGGTTCTATCTCGGAAGAAAGGGCAAACCGTAGTGATTGATGAGCAAATTGAAATCACGATACTTGAAATCGACGGTGAGACGATCAAGCTAGGGATATCGGCTCCTCAGAGCGTGCAGATTGTGCGCAAGGAATTGTTGACATCTGTTACGGAAACGAATCAAGAGGCGGCGAGTAAATCGCATGATCTCCAGAGCCTTATGGTGAATTTGAAAAAAATCAAAAATACTTTCCAATAG